The Gemmatimonadota bacterium genome contains the following window.
TGCCATGTGGCCCCTCGATCCGGGCGGTCTACCCCAATTGACTCGGGTAGCACGGTTGGCGCCACCACCTCATATGCCGGGGGAAGAGCAGCGTGCCGGTCTCCACCCTCGAGTGCGAGGTGGGAACTGAATGCGGCGGACGGGTAGCCTGCTCGCTGGCGCCCACCTAATCTGGGGCGGGGTCGGCCCGCGTGGGTCGGCCGCTTCGAGATACACAGGAGTCGTTTCATGAAGCCCGGCCGCATTATTGCCTTCGTAACCCTGGCAATGACCGCGCTCCCACTGGGCGCGCAAGATTCTTCGGATCCGTTTGCCGCCATGCGCGCCCGCGAAATCGGGCCCGCTGGCATGAGCGGTCGCGTAGCGGATGTCGAGGTCGTGCTCAGCGACCCCAACATCATCTACGTGGGCTCGTCCACGGGTGGACTCTTCAAATCCGACGATGGCGGGATCGCCTGGAACCCCGTGTTCGACGAGCAAGACGTGCTGGGCATCGGCGCGATCGCGCTCTTCCAGCCCAATCCAGACATCGTGTGGGTCGGTACGGGCGAGGGGAATCCCCGCAACAGCGCCGGCGTCGGGCGGGGCCTCTTCAAGTCGATCGATGGCGGCCGCTCGTGGCGGTCGATGGGGCTCGAGCGGTCGGAGCGCATCCACCGGATCCTGACGCACCCGACGGACCCGGACATCGTGTACGTCGGCGTCATGGGACCCGCGTGGTCGGACGGTCAGGAACGCGGGCTGTACCGTACGCGCGACGGCGGCCGCACCTGGGATCGCGTGCTGTGGCAGAACGAGCGTACCGGCATCGCGGATCTGGTCATGGACCCGTCGAACCCGGACAAGCTCTTCGCGGCGATGTGGGAGTTCAGGCGCACTCCTTGGGACCTCAAGTCGGGTGGCCCTGGCTCAGGGCTCTTCGTGACCTACAACGGCGGAGACTCCTGGAGGCAGCTGTCTGCCGACGACGGGCTCCCCGAGGGTGAGTTAGGGCGGATCGGCATAGCGATCTCGCGGTCGAACCCGGATGTGGTCTACGCGATCATCGAGGCGACCCGGTCCGAGCTCGTACGATCGGCGGACGGGGGACGCACGTGGAGCACGATCGATGACGGGCCCAGGGTGAACCCGCGCCCCTTCTACTACGCGGATCTGCGCATCGACCCGAGGAACGAGAACCGGCTGTACCGGTTGCAGTCTTCGATCGACGTAAGTGAGGACCAGGGACGCAACTGGAGGACGCTGGTGTCCAGCCAGATCGTGCACGGGGACGTGCATGAACTGTGGATCGATCCGGCAGATCCGCGTCGCATGATACTCGGCGAGGACGGCGGTATCGCGCTCAGCTACGACCGCGGAGACAGCTGGCGCTTCGTAGAGAACCTCGCCCTGGGTCAGTTCTACCACGTCACCGTCGACGATGCGGTGCCGTTCAACATCTATGGAGGCCTCCAGGACAACGGTTCCTGGTACGGTCCGAGCACGGTATGGGAGAACAAGGGCATCCTGAACGCCCACTGGCGGCGCGTAGGCAGCGGTGACGGCTTCAGCGTGATGCCCGATCGTGGAGACCCCGACAACTTCGGGTACTCGATGTCCCAGGGCGGGAACCTGCAGCACTTCAACAAGAATACCGGCGCGCGACGTGGCATTCGGCCGGTGCACCCCGACGGTACCGCGCTCCGCTTCAACTGGAACGCAGGCCTCACATGGGACCCGCTCGACCTGGAGACCATCTTCCTGGGAAGCCAATTCCTTCACACCAGCAGCGATCAGGGTCGGAGCTGGCAGATCATTTCGCCCGATCTGACTACGGATGACCCGCTCAAGCAGCGGGCGGAGGTGAGCGGTGGGCTCACCATCGATGCATCGGGCGCGGAGATGCACACCACGATCATCTCGATCGGCCCGAGCACGCTCGAGCGAGGCCTGATCTGGGTCGGCACCGACGACGGTAACGTTCAGATCACGCGAGACGGTGGAGAGAACTGGCAAAACGTGCGGGACAACATCGTGGGACTCCCGCACGGCATCTGGATCCCGGACGTGCAACCATCCAAGCACGAGCCGGGTCGCGCATACGTGGTGGCAGAGGACCACCGGCGCGGGGACTGGACACCGCACGTGTATGTGACCGAGGACTACGGGGCGACGTGGACGTCACTGAGCTCACCCGCTATAGCCGGCTTCGTGCACGCCATCGAGGAGGATCCGGAGAACCCGAACCTACTCTTCCTGGGCACCGAGTTCGGGCTGCGCGTGAGCTTCGACCGAGGGCAAAGCTGGGAGAAATACACTTCGGGCGTGCCCGCCGTCCCCATTCGCGACCTGGTAGTGCATCCGCGCGACGCCGACCTAGTGCTGGGGACGCACGGCCGAGCGCTGATCGTGCTGGACGACATTCGGCCGCTGCGTGAGTTGGCGGAGGACCCCTCGATCCGTGGCGCCACGGTGCACGTGTTCGGCCCGCCGCCGGCGTATGACCTGAGCATCGCGGACGCGATCGGCTACCGCTCCACCGGGCACGCCATGCAGCAGGCGGAGACTCGGGCGAACGGCGCGATCCTCACGTTTTGGACCGCCGAGGGTGGAGATGCCGATGTGGCGATCAGCAACGACGAGGGGATGCTCGTCTACTCGCGCTCCCTATCAGCAACCGCTGGGGCGAACCGCCTCGTATGGGACCTGCGTCCGGGAGGAGACTCGGACGAGGCGGTATTTCCACGCCAGATGTCGGTTTTCCCGGGCACGTATCAGGTCGCTGTGACCGTCGGAGACCTGACCTCCGTGACCGGTCTCATAGTGATGGGCGACCCGCGGAACCCAGTCAGCACGGCCGACCTGGTCGCGAAGCGAAACGCGTTGCTCGATATGTCGGCGATCAGCCAACGAGAGGACGACGCGCGTCAGGAGCTCACGCGTCTACTGAGCGCCGTCGAGACCGTGCTCGAGACGCTCGAAGAGGACGCCGACGCGCTGCGCGAGCAGGGTGAAACGCTGCAAGGCGAGCTCCAGGCGCTGAACGAGAGGCTCTTTACCGGTCCCGAGTGTCAGGGTCGGTGCGGTGGGGACGTCGTGGCCGACTTGATCGGCCGGCCGATGGGACGCATCACGGGTGAGACGGGTGGGCCCTCTCCGAACACCATCCACATGATGAACCAGGCCAGCGCAGCCGCGGACACCATCGAAAACGAGCTCGCGGCGATCTCGGACGGACCCGTCGCCGCCTACAAGGCAGCGCTACAGGCGGCGGGTTACACACCGTTCGGAGGTAACTGAAGTCGATGATCGGTAAAGCGCTGCTCTGGGCTTCCACGAACCCTCTGCTCGCGGAACGGCTCCCGCAATACGCCTTCGTACGACGTGCGACCCGGCGCTTCCTGGCAGGTGAGACGCTGGACGAAGCGCTGAACGAGGCGGCCCGACTCGCCGACAGTTCGATCACTGGCACGGCGACGCTGCTCGGCGAGGACGTCGAGACCGAAGAAGAAGCCGACGCGGTCCTCGAGCACTACCTCGGGGCCCTGAGGGCCATCAGCGAGCGCGGCCTCGATGTGGAGATCTCCGTCAAGCCGACGCAGCTCGGGCTCGACTTCAGCGTAGACCGGACACAGGAGCGGATCGTTCGGCTTCTGGAGGCGTCTACGGCACCCGTGTGGATCGACATGGAGAGATCCGGTCGTGTAGACGCAACGCTCGACATCTTCAAGAGCGTCCTCCCGAAACACCGCGACGTCGGGCTTTGCCTCCAGTCGTATCTCCACCGCACGAGGGGAGACCTGGAAGCGCTATTGCCGCTCGACCCCTCGATTCGGCTGGTGAAGGGCGCCTACGACGAACCCGCCAGCGTCGCCTATCCCCAAAAAACGGATGTCGACCAGAACTTCGTCCGACTCACCGGCATGCTCCTGCGCGCTCGAGCGAGCGGAGGGAAGGGACGTCCCGTCATCGGTACGCACGACCCGCGCATCGTCGGTGAAGCGACTCGGCTGGCGTATGAGCTCAACCTGAAGAAGGGCAGCTACGAGTTCGCGATGCTCTACGGCATC
Protein-coding sequences here:
- a CDS encoding proline dehydrogenase family protein, with protein sequence MIGKALLWASTNPLLAERLPQYAFVRRATRRFLAGETLDEALNEAARLADSSITGTATLLGEDVETEEEADAVLEHYLGALRAISERGLDVEISVKPTQLGLDFSVDRTQERIVRLLEASTAPVWIDMERSGRVDATLDIFKSVLPKHRDVGLCLQSYLHRTRGDLEALLPLDPSIRLVKGAYDEPASVAYPQKTDVDQNFVRLTGMLLRARASGGKGRPVIGTHDPRIVGEATRLAYELNLKKGSYEFAMLYGIDRAQQGRLARGGHAMRVLLSYGSGWFPWYMRRLAERPANVFFVLKQLIR